A genomic region of Plasmodium malariae genome assembly, chromosome: 14 contains the following coding sequences:
- the PmUG01_14056200 gene encoding conserved Plasmodium protein, unknown function: MIEDTIDFIFTVILDAEIYICIFVLLTYLTTKKINKLIKSDIFQNDKLLNRLSKHFYLVDVKAYFSPFKYMFKSIIYHIYYFVTVLFLIYLFRLYVSSKKLIQNHALSFFNVINGDSLTSDDIDLFSSDEETSSSLIVAFLFGVFTSYIFYKNISRIFRGKEKNISIHKHNLLIYFFELAKYNFREYIKTKPKNKKGTRFRFNVDTDVNPHEAAINNNVKAKQRESGKKNDNNTNVIVVKPRRNPLFDMFRIVYFHNHVLNNEKLLYNNHINSTVEDEKKNEKSRNSLLFILLKILWTILLNISNENSNKKTSVQQNNNSKDTQVNSKQMGKSADEMTPTADQAKFEQLEESKEDMKQNNNNVNAKKMEKREESVEQNNDNVIVEQVEKREVNVKQNNDNENTEQQEKREESVEQNYDNVIVEQVEKREVNVEQNNDNENTEQQEKSEENLKQNNDNTNVEQMEKIEGSKQQSKEEKGVKATEQKSNDDNILVSENLDELIKEMIMKGRKLIGENKEELKNAKNENIKKNVKSDKQDNNIIKLCDFNIKTYEVYTCKSRFEFKSIIEVLMLHVPIYFFFKNKLYVKTFFTLAMYLLNLMVWNFITFVSMIKPNLFVYYYVFNEHISQILSESISENEKNLILHFFYGFFCASIIYLKYHFNMEFKLIKMDDMNHFRALINKCLNETHKLKLKKIIKNYEYLKIFPLVLDQKNKRIYIEQSLLRSAEELEQVYKKRKLKNTKMYLQNIKHIVKYCDEDTANELVRTLKFVLLNELPRKVALNLSFRLCNEIYDKMKINNNLIPQSTSEHPSDCMCASLKNSIMHNLMKCAEDIKSNESASKNTNECANGYTNDYASGNTNECASVNMTEENTKIMDQTKTE, from the coding sequence atgatagaaGATACGATAGACTTCATTTTTACCGTGATATTAGACGCAGAAATATACATTTGCatctttgttttattaacatacttaacaacaaaaaaaattaataagcTAATTAAATCTGACATTTTCCAAAATGATAAATTGCTTAATAGATTGTCAAAACATTTTTACCTTGTTGATGTGAAGGCATATTTTAGTccctttaaatatatgtttaagaGTATAATTTACCATATTTACTATTTCGTAAccgttctttttttaatttatttatttcgtttatatgtaagtagcaaaaaattaattcaaaatCATGCTTTGtccttttttaatgttataaatGGTGACTCCTTAACATCAGATGATATTGATTTGTTTTCAAGTGACGAAGAAACTAGTAGTTCTCTTATCGTAGCATTTCTTTTTGGAGTATTTACttcctatattttttataaaaacattagcAGAATTTTTAgaggaaaggaaaaaaacataagtatacataaacataacttattaatttatttctttgagttagcaaaatataacttcagagaatatataaaaacgaaaccaaaaaataaaaaaggtacTAGATTCAGATTTAATGTAGACACAGATGTTAATCCTCATGAAGCTgctattaataataatgttaaggCAAAACAACGTGAAAGTGGTAAGAAGaatgataataatactaaTGTAATAGTAGTGAAGCCAAGGAGAAACCCTTTATTCGATATGTTTAGAatagtatattttcataatcatgtattaaataatgaaaaattattatacaataatcatataaataGTACAGTAGAGGACgagaagaaaaatgaaaagagcAGGAATAGccttctttttattcttttgaaaattttatggACTATACTATTAAACATATCAAATGAAAATTCTAATAAGAAAACAAGTGTgcaacaaaataataacagtaaggATACTCAAGTGAATAGCAAGCAAATGGGAAAAAGCGCCGACGAAATGACTCCTACAGCTGATCAAGCAAAATTTGAGCAATTAGAAGAAAGTAAAGAAGatatgaaacaaaataataataatgtaaatgccaaaaaaatggaaaaaagggaagaaagtgtggaacaaaataatgataatgtaATTGTCGAACAAgtagaaaaaagagaagtaaacgtgaaacaaaataatgataatgaaaataccgaacaacaagaaaaaagagaagaaagtGTGGaacaaaattatgataatgtAATTGTCGAACAAgtagaaaaaagagaagtaAACGTGgaacaaaataatgataatgaaaatacCGAACAACAAGAAAAAAGCGAAGAGAATCTGAAACAAAACAATGATAATACAAATGTCGaacaaatggaaaaaattgaaGGAAGTAAACAACAGAGTAAAGAGGAAAAAGGTGTCAAAGCGACTGAGCAAAAGTCCAATGATGACAATATCCTTGTTAGTGAAAACTTGGATGAActtataaaagaaatgataaTGAAAGGACGTAAATTGATTGGTGAAAATAAGGAAGAActgaaaaatgcaaaaaatgaaaatattaaaaaaaatgtaaaaagtgATAAAcaagataataatataataaaattgtgtgattttaatataaagacATATGAAGTATACACATGCAAGTCCCGTTTCGaatttaaaagtataatagAAGTATTAATGTTACACGTaccaatttattttttttttaaaaataaattatatgttaaaactttttttaccCTTGCTATGTACTTACTGAATTTGATGGTATGGAACTTCATAACATTTGTATCAATGATAAAACCAAACTTATTTGTGTACTACTATGTGTTTAATGAACACATTTCTCAAATATTAAGTGAGAGTATAagtgaaaatgaaaagaatcttattttgcattttttttacgGATTTTTTTGCGCttccataatatatttaaaatatcattttaatatggaatttaaattaataaaaatggatgATATGAATCATTTCCGAgctttaattaataaatgtttaaatgAGACCCACaaattgaaattaaaaaaaataattaaaaattatgaataccTTAAAATCTTCCCATTAGTTCTtgatcaaaaaaataaaaggatatatatCGAACAAAGTTTATTAAGAAGTGCAGAAGAATTAGAGCAAGTATACAAGaagagaaaattaaaaaatacgaaaatgtatttacaaaatataaaacatatagtTAAATATTGCGATGAAGATACAGCTAATGAATTAGTACGAACACTGAAATTTGTTTTGTTAAACGAATTACCCCGTAAGGTTGCACTTAACTTGTCTTTTAGATTATGCAATGAAATATACGAtaagatgaaaataaataacaatttaATTCCACAATCCACATCCGAACATCCCTCCGATTGTATGTGTGCCTCTCtgaaaaatagtataatGCATAATCTTATGAAATGTGCAGAAGATATTAAATCTAATGAGTCTGCTAGTAAAAACACTAATGAATGTGCTAATGGATACACAAATGATTACGCCAGTGGAAACACAAATGAGTGTGCAAGTGTTAACATGACAgaagaaaatacaaaaattatggaTCAAACGAAAACTGAATGA
- the PmUG01_14056300 gene encoding tRNA-splicing ligase RtcB, putative, producing MKFLLIALMFNFIPFGSINSMFRICYIKGTVFHPTKRSENSLKFLKKRLTNICSVNNNSVEEYYGISERGFNNARKPPYLLNFENSNDILAYTNEIDDACLNQIKNLASLKIIKGHVAILPDVHLGKGIIIGSVFLTKNFIIPNGVGVDIGCGILCVKINNLKKKHLNDKVINSLYNKIKSSIPLGFDSHDKEVLDSKKVLDNLISKYASNNINDIIKSKHFKQMGSLGGGNHFIEIAYDASTACAEEVGLNNRSSVNTISRNNNSCGRNTYNEASAESPETCHSLGESDIYILIHSGSRNLGKTTAEFYDELASEESNMKKNDLAYLDLRKKHGRNYLKDMKLCLEYAKYNRIYMMKIIEKIIYEEVKCPLNWESLINIHHNFCNHELVSYVDNNEIKKEYMYVTRKGATSSKKDELGIIPGNMKVGSYIVKGKGSTLSYNSCSHGCGRVLSRTKAKKVINQNDFVNIMKGIRCDTNNKIRDEAPQAYKNLKDILKNQDTLLHIVKRLLPLINIKGF from the coding sequence ATgaaatttttgttaatcGCACTTATGTTTAACTTCATTCCTTTTGGTTCAATAAATAGCATGTTCcgaatatgttatataaaagGTACTGTTTTCCATCCAACAAAAAGAAGCGAAAATAGtttaaaatttctaaaaaaaagattaacaAATATCTGCTcagttaataataatagtgtAGAAGAATATTATGGAATTAGTGAGAGAGGATTTAATAATGCTAGGAAACCtccatatttattaaatttcgAAAATTCAAATGATATTTTAGCATATACTAACGAAATTGATGATGCTTGTTTAaatcaaattaaaaatttggctagcttgaaaattataaaagggCATGTAGCTATATTGCCAGACGTACATTTAGGGAAAGGAATAATAATAGGCTCTGTGTTTTtgacaaaaaattttattatacctAATGGCGTAGGTGTTGATATAGGGTGTGGCATATTATgtgtaaaaattaataacttaaaaaaaaaacacctAAACGATAAGGTTATAAatagtttatataataaaataaaaagtagcATTCCATTAGGTTTCGACTCTCATGATAAGGAAGTTTTGGATTCTAAAAAAGTGCTTGATAAtttaataagtaaatatgccagtaataatataaatgatataattaaatcAAAGCATTTCAAGCAGATGGGTTCCCTTGGAGGGGGGAATCATTTTATTGAAATTGCATATGACGCATCTACAGCTTGTGCAGAAGAGGTGGGGCTTAATAACAGGTCGTCAGTTAATACTATAAGTAGAAATAACAATAGTTGCGGAAGGAACACTTATAATGAAGCATCAGCTGAGAGCCCTGAAACTTGTCATTCCCTAGGAGAATcagatatatacattttaatacatTCAGGAAGTAGAAACTTAGGGAAAACAACAGCAGAGTTTTATGATGAACTTGCTAGTGAAGAGAgcaatatgaaaaaaaatgatctGGCCTATCTTGATTTGAGAAAGAAACATGGAaggaattatttaaaagacaTGAAGTTATGTTTAGAGTATGCAAAATATAAcagaatatatatgatgaaaataattgaaaAGATTATTTATGAAGAAGTAAAATGCCCATTAAATTGGGAGAGTTTGATAAATATACATCACAATTTTTGCAATCATGAATTAGTTTCATATgttgataataatgaaattaaaaaggaatacATGTATGTTACAAGAAAAGGAGCAACATCATCTAAAAAAGATGAACTAGGTATTATTCCAGGTAATATGAAAGTTGGTTCATATATagtaaaaggaaaaggaagcACTCTATCTTATAACTCCTGTTCTCATGGATGTGGTAGAGTGCTTAGTAGAACTAAGGCAAAAAAGGTTATTAATCAAAAcgattttgttaatattatgaaGGGAATAAGGTGTGACACAAATAACAAAATTCGAGATGAGGCACCACAAGcgtataaaaatttaaaagatattttaaaaaatcaagATACACTACTACATATAGTTAAAAGGCTGCTTCCTctcattaatattaaaggGTTTTAA
- the PmUG01_14056400 gene encoding conserved Plasmodium protein, unknown function, with amino-acid sequence MECSLLNKDEYPFERRVYYDKDYVNYEMPKSKFLHIIIRIGISIISILVVTLFIKSNSNSANKFLMMPINEDTMQLFNSLGFPPNSKELVYTKLEKWGFNLSDIGEEELNENYQEENIKNYKYSKNTYKDILFSYFEKKERSEVEKNLLLYKFLEIIKGKEINTFYEFLNNFMILQDLNCLPRTYKGIYINGNFFIQNHLHELVAADISKLKTLINEQPYLYVTYHGGKKKNSVHNICKFSRDGYYLGSILLPFEEGGKFFNCISLRGLLIHGNNLYVTDSYKDNSKIFQFSSSISELSNRREYISTFISQDAKTNPFMIHPYGIKKNNDYFYISSQNTGTVLRFHIDSGKLGQSINSYKGLSDGLVVKLNNNDEIRGIDFDNLGKCYVSNKQAGVQIYDKDFNLIKIIPVFSPISILFDSTNNHILVGSSKTHDIKEYDVNNFELIKVIKHPLLKHVAGITIYQDSLFVVSQKKNKLLEFSLTTALLKRVLVDDFSDIGERVILSLT; translated from the coding sequence ATGGAATGCAGCTTGTTAAACAAGGATGAATACCCATTCGAAAGAAGAGTTTATTACGATAAGGACTATGTAAATTATGAAATGCCTAAAAGCAAGTTCTTGCACATTATTATAAGAATAGGTATATcaattataagtatattagTTGTTACGttgtttataaaaagtaatagtaatagtgcaaacaaatttttaatgatGCCTATTAATGAAGATACAATGCAGTTGTTTAACTCATTAGGCTTTCCACCAAATAGCAAAGAATTAGTGTACACCAAGTTAGAAAAATGGGGTTTTAATTTATCTGATATTGGTGAAGaagaattaaatgaaaattatcaagaggagaatataaaaaattataaatattccaaaaacacatataaagatattttattttcctattttgaaaaaaaagaaaggagtgaagtagaaaaaaatttacttttatataaatttttagaaataataaaaggaaagGAAATAAATACGTTTTACGAgtttttgaataattttatgatattacAAGACTTAAATTGTTTACCTAGAACTTAcaaaggtatatatataaatggaaatttttttattcaaaatcACTTACATGAGTTAGTGGCAGCTGATATAAGCAAATTGAAAACGTTAATCAATGAACAACCCTATCTATATGTAACTTATCatggaggaaaaaaaaaaaattcagtacataatatatgcaaattttCGAGAGATGGATATTACTTAGGTTCTATATTACTTCCATTTGAGGAAGgtggaaaattttttaattgcaTTAGTTTGAGAGGATTATTAATTCAtggaaataatttatatgtaactGATTCGTATAAGGataattctaaaatatttcaattttcaAGTAGTATATCTGAATTATCAAATAGAAGAGAATATATCTCTACGTTTATTAGCCAAGACGCGAAGACTAACCCTTTTATGATTCATCCATatggtataaaaaaaaataatgactacttttatataagttCACAAAACACAGGTACTGTTTTAAGATTTCATATTGATAGTGGGAAATTAGGTCAATCCATAAATTCATATAAGGGATTATCTGACGGATTAGTAGTTAaacttaataataatgatgaaattCGTGGCATAGATTTTGACAATTTAGGCAAATGCTATGTTTCAAATAAACAAGCAGGAGTTCAAATATATGATAAggattttaatttaattaaaattattcctGTTTTTTCCCCtatatctattttatttgataGTACAAATAATCATATTTTGGTTGGTAGTTCAAAAACCCAtgatataaaagaatatgatgttaataattttgaacTTATAAAGGTTATTAAACATCCTTTACTTAAACATGTTGCAGGCATAACTATTTATCAAGATTCTCTATTTGTTGTTTCtcagaagaaaaataaattactcGAATTTTCATTAACAACAGCCTTGTTGAAACGTGTTCTTGTAGACGATTTTAGTGATATCGGAGAACGTGTTATTCTTTCCTTGACATAA